The genome window aggggggacacagGACACGTGTGCACACGCGTGTGCCAGGGCACGAGGCTGCCTGTGCCCTCGCACCCCCCCaagcccctccccccccttctcctccccaggttGCCAACCATGTGGTGCAGGCGCTGCTCAACCAGAAGGTGGGTgttgggggggctgggggagcgcTGGGcggttggggggagggggggggtcctggctgatgccccccccccccccatcccgcTGCGGCCAGGACCTGCGCGAGGAGTGCATCAAGCTGAAGAAACGGGTCTTCGACCTGGAGCGCCAGAACCAGGCGCTGAGCGACCTCttccagcagaagctgcagctctCGGCCGGATCCTTACCCCAGGTGCAGCATCCCAGTGCCCCGCTGTctggtgggggggtgtgtgtcatGGGCCAgacctccccccctcccccccccaaagctTAACCTGGCGTCTCcccccttctccagctgccGCTGCAcccggtgccggtgccccccgacgccccagccagccccccgcTGGGCTCTGCCGAGCAGCcgccccccccgctgccccccagctgctgcatccCGCTGCCAGAGGTGGGTACTggtgtcccccccacccccctcctccgTCCCTGGATCCCCCTCTCTGGGCTGTGGCATCCCCCTCCCCATACTCGTGCCATCACCTTTCCCAAGCGGGTGGTGTCCCCAAGCCTGTGGTACCCCCCTTGCCGGGCCCGTGGCGTCCCCtcctctgtccccatccccgccccccgccccaggtCCGTTGTGCCCCCCACCCTGAGCCCCCTACCATCGCCCTTTCCAAGCCTGTCTGCCCACggtgtccctgtccctgagGTGCCCACCTCTCCGTGACGGTGGCCTTGACCTCTCAGAGCCCCTCTCCCCCaacccctctgcccccagcatcctcctccccaAGTCCATTGTgttcccagccctgtcccccccctcccctcttgGTGTCCCCAGGgtacccccagccccagcacggTGCCGTGGGGCTCAGCCCGTGGGGTGACGGTGCCTGGACCCCACAGGTGCTCCCAGCGGTGCCATCGGGCAGCCCCGGGCTcagccccggcgcccccccccTGGACGCCCTCTCCcctttcttcaagaaaaaagcccaaatccTGGAGGTTCTGCGCAAGCTGGAGGAGACGGACCCgctgctgggaccccccccagcctcccccggCTCCCCCGAGCCCTGCGCTGCCCCAGGCTGGCCCCCCTGCCCGCTGCGGGcaccgggggctgccggggggtggcggggggctGAGGGCAGCCCCTGTTCCTCGCCGGAGGAGGCTGCACCGCCGCGGGGGGCCCTGCTCAGCGCCTTGGCCGAGCGGCTGCTGCGGGGTGACGGGGGGGGGTGCTGCCGGCGCAATGGCGAAGCTCCAGGGGGACCCCCCCGGCAGCGGCACGGGGAGCACCCTGCGTTCCTGGGGCTCTACCCCCCAGGTGAGGAGAGCCCCGAGGGGGGCTTCGCCCCGCTCtcccctggcgggggggggcaaCCCTTTGCCCTCCCCTCCCAAGGTGCTCAAgctgcctcccccccccggggggctgcgccTCAGCCCCCAGCTCGCCCACCCCTCCAAGATCCCGTGCCGCAGCGGCAACCCCGAGGCTTCGCCGGCGCTCAGCCGCCGGCCTTCCCCTGATGCCCCCCTGGAGCCCAGCtcccccgagccccccgccTTCCCCCCTCCTTGCACCTACGAGGCGGCcgagcagccccccaggccgcCAGGACCCCCGGCCGGTGGGGAGCGGGCAGCCGCCTCCCCCCCTAGCACCCGCCGTGGCACAGGGGGCTCAGCCCCCTCTCGCCGCCCCGGCAAGAAGCCCTCCGAGCCGGGCTACTTGCCCTTCAAGGAGcgcctggctgccctgggcaaGCTGCGGGGGGCTGAGGGCCGTGAgacccccgggccgggccggcccgAGCGGGGCCACGGCGCTGAGCtgcgccccccaccccggggggggttggggggcagCCTGAAGCACCCCGAGCCGGCGCATGGCGGGGAGCCCCTGGCCCGGTGCTACTCTTCAGGCTCCATGGGCGAGCCCGGGAAGGTGGGGGGCAAGGGGCGCCCCGCCGGTGGCAGGACCCCCCCGCGGGCTCCCCCGGCGCCCCCTGCCAAGGCCACCCGCAGCCCCCACGGCAGCCCCACCAAGCTGCCCACCAAGGCGGGCACCGGCAAAAGCGGGACGCCGCGGGGCGAGGAGCCGCCCGGTGCCAAGGCGGTGGGGGTCCCCCACAAAACGCCGCCGGCTCCTGAACCCCCCCCCGCTACGGGACCACCGGCGGGGGCCACCGGGCACTCGGCCATCGAGGAGAAGGTGATGAAGGGCATCGAGGAGAACGTGCTGcggctgcaggggcaggagcgGGCGCCGGCGGGCGAAGCCAAGGGGAAGGCGGCCGGTGGCTTGGCCAGTTGGTTCGGGCTCCGGCGCAGCAAGTTACCGGCTCTGAACCGTCGCGGTGACGGGGGTCGGGGTCGGGAATGGGCCGGGACACCGGCTCCCCTCCGACGGGAGGTCAAATTGGCCGCTCGGAAGTTGGAAGCCGAAAGCCTCAACATCTCGAAGCTGATGGAGAAGGCGGAAGATCTGCGGAAGGTGCTGCGGGAGGAGCACGCCTTCCTGCAAGGGCTGGCGCTGGAGAAGGGGCGCCCGCGTGGaccccccccccgcggccccggccaCCTCCCGGTGATGTACCAGGAGGTGACGGCCGAGACCTtcatgcagcagctgcttgaCAGGTCAGTggacccccccccgcccccccatcccccaaaACCAACCCTGGGTCCCCTTTATGGGGGAGGGTGGtaggtgcccccccccccctgaCGCCGCGTTGCCCCCAGGGTGGACGGGAAGGACGTGCCCTACGAGAGCCGCCTGGAGCATAAGCGGGAGCTGTGTGACCTCCGGCGGGTCCCCCCCGACGCCAAAGACCCCCGGCTCTGCCGCTCGCCCCGCAACGGCATCGTGGGGCATCTGCGGGAGCCCCCCGATAAGGTCAGGACGCCCCTTTTCACCGCCACTGGCTCCGAGCCCCACgccggggtgtgtgtgtgtgtggggggatTGGGTGGCCGCTCACCCTCTgaccccccaccctccccccaccAGGTGCCAGATGTGGGGCTCCGGGATGAGCTGCCATCAGACGAGAGCTTGTCCGAGTCGGGGACATCGCAGCACTTTGCCGGTAAGGGggtgtcgggggggggggtgtcagggggGGAATATGGTGGAGATGGGGGCACCGGGGTGGCCCCCCTCTCCCGGCACTGACGCCTCTCCTTGTGCTGGCAGCCTGCGGGTCACTGACGCGAACGCTGGACAGTGGGATCGGGACCTTCCCGCCCCCTGACTACGGGGGGGTCCCCGCCAAGAGCACCCCCAAACCACGGGGCCGTCCCGAGCCGCTAGCCGGTGCCATGCCGGCACGGCCGCCGGTCATCACCAAAGTGCCGCGCAAGGCCCGGACGCTGGAGCGAGAGGTGCCCAGcgcagaggagctgctggtggccgGCAAACACCGGAGCACCCCGGCGtgccaccccccgccccccccccggcccgcaTGGCCACTGCACTGGTCCCCAAGGTCAGTGACCCATCGTGCGGGGGGCACGCGGAGCCCCCGCTGATGGTGCTGGGTGTGCACCGATGCTCGTGCAAGGTGCAACGcgggggctcagcaccctggcGGGGAGATGGGGGTCAtgggtgggggggctgcaggtCAGCACTgacaccccccccgccccatttTCCCCCGCAGATGCTGGCGATGATGGTGGGAAGCCGCGGCGTGTCCAGCAGAGCAAGAACTGGACCTTCCCCAACGCCAAAGCCTGCGGTGCTGCCGACCCCTTCCTCTGCCCCCccggggggctggaggggctgcacCGCCCCGCACTGGTaaggggggctggggtggggtgggggggctgtgggaccaccccaccagccccgGGGTGTAATTAGTGTTGGTGgggagccggggcggggggcacagcAAGGTCCCCCCTCACCACGCTGTCCCCCCCCAGGCGCCCGTGTGCAGCCCGGCAGGGCGTCGAGGGGCGTCCCCAGAGGccccccccccactgccccccgcCCTGAGCGCCAGCAGCAGCCGGACCCCCAGCGCCTCGGACATGGGGGACGAGGGCAGCACGGAGGCGCGGTCGCGGGATGGGGGGCACGgccccccagggctggagcactcCGAGTCCCTCAGCGACTCGCTCTACGACAGCCTCTCCTCCTgcggcagccagggctgagcccccccggCTGTGCCCTCCTACGTcttccgccccccccccccccatccccctgctccctgctcccagtcTGGGGGTGCTacccggggttgggggggatCCCAGTGCCCTGTGTccgtcccccccgccccgtgtcCAGCTCTCTCTGATGGTGCTATCGCAGTGTacagcccccgccgccgggtttttatttcaataaagcCACCCTCCCCCcgtttatttatatatgttgtTGTGCAGCCGCTGTCATCTCTGCGTCGGCCGCATCCTGCCcgcgggagggagggagggagggagggagggggctgagAGGTTCAAGTCTGAGCGTTTTATTGAATCGTCCCGGTGTACAAAGAGAGGCGACGGTGGGATTGGGAGAGCTCGGAATCAAAACACATCGTCCCCGCGGCCCCACCGGACGGCTCACCCAACAGATCGTTTTCTTTTTCCCGTTGTATTTCTTGGCACTGGTGCTAAAGGAGAGGCTCCTCCGTTGAGTTTGGCTTCAGGGGGGTCCTGctgcccccccaaccccagccccGGGCTCGCATGGGGGGGCCCACGGCTGCCCAGGTTGGGGGGATAGCGCCCCAGTTGCCCGGGGAGAAACCCCTGGAGAAAGCTCCCGTGTCGGCGCTAACCCCGAGGGACCACGGGCTCTGgggggggagccgggccggagggaggggggagccaAACTCCAGCAGGATCCGCAAATTGGCCGGTTTCTAATCAAAGAAAAGCTGAACGAGAGGAAAAACCCACAAGGTGCAAAAGCTTCTGGGCTGCTTTTCATCAGCAGCAAAGCGCAACCCCTTTAATGAATCAGAGAAGGGACTGGG of Falco rusticolus isolate bFalRus1 chromosome 19, bFalRus1.pri, whole genome shotgun sequence contains these proteins:
- the NCKAP5L gene encoding LOW QUALITY PROTEIN: nck-associated protein 5-like (The sequence of the model RefSeq protein was modified relative to this genomic sequence to represent the inferred CDS: deleted 1 base in 1 codon) gives rise to the protein MSESVAEVPGDGSPAVLGETGTSHELLQRLRELEAENSALAQANENQRETYERCLDEVANHVVQALLNQKDLREECIKLKKRVFDLERQNQALSDLFQQKLQLSAGSLPQLPLHPVPVPPDAPASPPLGSAEQPPPPLPPSCCIPLPEVLPAVPSGSPGLSPGAPPLDALSPFFKKKAQILEVLRKLEETDPLLGPPPASPGSPEPCAAPGWPPCPLRAPGAAGGWRGAEGSPCSSPEEAAPPRGALLSALAERLLRGDGGGCCRRNGEAPGGPPRQRHGEHPAFLGLYPPGEESPEGGFAPLSPGGGGQPFALPSQGAQAASPPRGLRLSPQLAHPSKIPCRSGNPEASPALSRRPSPDAPLEPSSPEPPAFPPPCTYEAAEQPPRPPGPPAGGERAAASPPSTRRGTGGSAPSRRPGKKPSEPGYLPFKERLAALGKLRGAEGRETPGPGRPERGHGAELRPPPRGGLGGSLKHPEPAHGGEPLARCYSSGSMGEPGKVGGKGRPAGGRTPPRAPPAPPAKATRSPHGSPTKLPTKAGTGKSGTPRGEEPPGAKAVGVPHKTPPAPEPPPATGPPAGATGHSAIEEKVMKGIEENVLRLQGQERAPAGEAKGKAAGGLASWFGLRRSKLPALNRRGDGGRGREWAGTPAPLRREVKLAARKLEAESLNISKLMEKAEDLRKVLREEHAFLQGLALEKGRPRGPPPRGPGHLPVMYQEVTAETFMQQLLDRVDGKDVPYESRLEHKRELCDLRRVPPDAKDPRLCRSPRNGIVGHLREPPDKVPDVGLRDELPSDESLSESGTSQHFAACGSLTRTLDSGIGTFPPPDYGGVPAKSTPKPRGRPEPLAGAMPARPPVITKVPRKARTLEREVPSAEELLVAGKHRSTPACHPPPPPRPAWPLHWSPRSVTHHAGDDGGKPRRVQQSKNWTFPNAKACGAADPFLCPPGGLEGLHRPALAPVCSPAGRRGASPEAPPPLPPALSASSSRTPSASDMGDEGSTEARSRDGGHGPPGLEHSESLSDSLYDSLSSCGSQG